Sequence from the Amycolatopsis sp. NBC_00345 genome:
TTTCCAGCTCGACCACGTCCGAATTAACAATTTGTCCAGAAATCTTTCCTAGGAAACGCTGATCAAAGTCAGATCTGCGAAATATCTGAAGCACCCAAGAAGCCGAAAGTCGCATCCAGTACGGTCGGCCCGAGTCCCAAGCCGAGGCCACAGTAAGCTCGACCAGCCTCCTCGGAGTGGAAATTCCACCCCCTTGAAGCTCCCCCCACACCTCAGTCAATTCCTCAAGAAAATCCGAAAGATTGCCCTCCAGGCATGGCCACATAGGAACGAACCCGGAGTCAATCAGAGTGGCTCGCTCTTCCGCTTCTACACCCACTCCGATCAGACCGCTTGAGGTTATCCCAATCCAGGCGCCATCGCCGCGGTATAGAACAGGCTTCCACTCGACCATATCAACCCCACGGCTTGTACCGATAAATAACACCGTAACTATTCAAGAACGCTTGAAATTGATCTCGCGTCATACCATCCCATCGATGCCCGTAGTGACCACTGTTCTCCGTGAACACTAGCTCACCGCCCTCGCGATAGATTGTTCCACCGAGCACGGCATTTTCGTCAGCGTCAAGCGCGCGGGCCAGCTGCTCGTGCGGGCTGCCCACGAGCCCGATGTCCGACGGGTCACCAGTGAGGAACCTTCCCGTCGACGGCTCGAAGACGAATTCAACCTCGGGCGTTGACGGGTTCAATTGCTTCAGTGCGTCAGCAGACTTGATACCAGGGCCGAGTTCGATCAAGCAACCCGGGCCACTGTTGTGCACTAGTACGGACACGCCGCCGGCGAACACATAGTACGTGTGCAGGCCGTTGATCGTGAGGTTATAAGTCCGAATATGATCGGCATATCGCAGGTCTGCAACGACCGTGATGCGTTCATCACCGGCGGCGTCGAGCTGCTGCCCGGGAACAATGTCCGCGGCGGCCGTCCAAGCGTGGGTTGTGGTGACCCAGAACCGATGGTGTGCAGTGGTGGTGATACCGGCGGGACCTCTGGGCGTGCCCACAGTCAGGTTCACGAAGTCGGTGTCGTTATCCGTCACATGGACGGCGTCGACTTGATGCCGCTCAAGCCGAGCGCTCTCAGGCGAGGCATTTGCGATCCAATCGCCAACCTTGACGTCCTTGATCGGCTTGGTGGCTCCGTCAGCCATCAGCACCGGAGTCTCGGCGGCAAAGCTGTTGGGCCCGCACGGCCGGGGGCCACCGGCCAGTTCCTCCTCGATGTCGGCGAGACGGCCTTTCTCGACGGCCGCCTGCTGTGCTAGATCCTCCGCCTCGCTGATCTCAGCTCGAGCCTGTGCGCTGGCAGCGTCGAGCAAGCCCGAGGACCCGACTGCGGCGTCGGCAACACCGGCTAGTTCACCAGCTCCAGCGGTTCCACCGAGTTCCGCTGCAGCTCCTCCCAAGATATCCGCGAGCTCACATTCCGGGCAGACCAGCACACCCAACACCCCGAGGAGCATCGAGAGGCCAGAGTCACGTCCCGACGTCACATAGTTGGTGAAGTCATCCCTGAGATCGGCCATGAAGTTTGCGCTCAGCAGGTTGTGCGCATCCAGGCATCGCTGCAGGGTGGGGTCGCCCTGTGGAATGTGCTGTCTGCAGATTTCCTGCAGATGGGCGACAATACGCTGCTGGTCGGTCTTCGTTCCGCTGAACAACAACACGCAATCCTGGTTACTCAGCAGGTTGACTGCCATCGGGTCCCGCGCGTTGTCGTCGCAGTCTGCTCGCCGTTGCTGTACTGCTTGTTGCTTTTCAGCGGCGGCCTTAGTGGCGACGGATTCCCATGCTTCTTTCGCGGCCGCGGCAGCGGCTTCGGAGTCTTTACCCGCGTCGACCGCAGCCTGATGAGCTGTCCGTGCGGAGGAGGCGGCTTGTTGAGCGAAGCCTGCCGCGACTTCGGCGGAATGCTGAGCCCAAGCCGAGGAGCGGGTGGCCTGGTCGGCGGAGACGATCGCCGAGGCCGCTGCGCGTGCCGCCATGTTAGCAGAAGCTTGGGCCTGGTTGGCAGACTCTGCCGCGCGACTCGCGGCCGCCTGGGCTTGGTCAGCCGAGGCTGCGGCTCTACCGGCCGCCGCCTCGGCTTGGTCGACATAGCCGGCGGCCTCATCGGCCGCGCCACGAGCTCGAGCTGCGGCGGCTTGGGCTTCATCAGCGTCGTGGATGGCGCCGGCCGCAGCGCTGGAGGCTTGGGCAAGCAGTCCGTCGATCGCGGCGTCGTGGGCCGCGGTGTTCTGGTCCCGGCGAGCGGCCGTGTATTGCCCGACAATGAGGAATTCATGGAGCAGAAGCGGCGGCCCGTCCAAGGCCGCCTGCGCTCCTGCGACAACTTCCTTGGCGCCTACGGTGCGAGCCGCGGCCATGACCTGATTCACCTTGAGCTGGTCGTCAACTCCGACAGCGGTGTATTGGTTGGTGTCGAGGAAGTCTCGCAACGCCAGATCGGTATTGGCATCTAAAGCCTTCTGTGCCTCGGCCACCACGACAGTCCGCCCGGCAGCACGAGCAGCCGACATGATCTGGTTGACTTCGAGCGCGTCGTCCTGTTCACGGCCGGGGTACGTGCGGTCACGAAGGAACTCGCGTACATCGGCGTCGGTCCCTGCCATCGCGGCCGCCGCAGCCTTCTGAAAGGCGGGAGTACCGGCTTCATTCAGGTCAGCCAGGACGACGCGGTCATCTTGGCCGGCCGCCGCCGACAAACCGGTGGTGATGAAGTATGCGGCCTCGTCGTCGGTGCCGGAAAGTGCAGTAGCGGCGGCGGCTTTCGTCCACGGCCCGCCAACGCTCAGCAGGTTGAGGGCAGCTCTTCGGGCGTCGACGATCACGGTAGGCCGGTCAGTGCCGGGGGCGACCGCCTGCCCGATTAGTGCCTGGGTTTCGGTGTCCCAGGTACTGGCTTGGTCGAGGTCCCACCGCAACGGCTTCGACTGAGCGGCATAAGCCGTAAGGGCCGCTTTTGCAGCGTCATCGGCCGCCTGACCAGCCGCCGCGATCCGATCACTGTCGGCCGTACGCGCCAACTGGGCGATCTTCGCGGCCTGGTTTGCAGCGGCGACGGCCGCATTCGCCGCAGCAGTCGCTGCGTTGGCGTGGGCAGTGGCCTTCTGTGCGGCGTCTGTGGCTTCACCTGCATGCGCGGCGGCGTCAGCAGCAGCCTGCGCAGCCGCGTTCGCGTCGGACCCGGCGGCATCCGCCGCGGCCGCTGCTTGTCCAGCGGCTTCGCTGGCCTGGTGCGCCCAGGACTGGCTGGCATTAGCCGCAGCCACAGCTCGGCCGGCCTGGGCCCGTGCGGTCGCAGCTGCGGCCTTCGCCTGCCTGGCATCGCCTCCGGCGGCCGCAGCGTGGTCAGCGGCGTCAGCAGCTGCATCCGCCGCAATGCCGGACTGCGTGGCGGCATCCCTGGCCAGACCACCCGCTGCTTCAGCCTGCTGCGAAACTGTCCGCGCCGACCTCGCGGCATCCGCCGCCGCAGCCGCACCGAGCGCCGCCTCTTTCGCTATCTGCGCCGCTACAGCCGCAGCATCGGCATTACCTTTGTATGCCACAGCTGCCGCGGCAGCGTCATAGGCATGGGATGCCGCCTTCCCTGCTTGCGACGCGGCGGTGGCGGCGCGGGACGCGGCAGACGCGGCGGTATGTGCTGCATTGGAGGCGGCGTTCGCTGCACCGATTGCTTGCCGTGCTGTCGCGGCGGCCTGATCTGCGGCGAACGCCGCCCGGTTCGCAGCGTCGGCGGCCTGGCCTGCATGTCCCTGAGCTGCGGCCGCGGCGTCCTTGGCTGCCTGAGCCGCCTTCTGCGCGGCGGCTGCCGCAGCTACTGCACGATCCGACTCCTGCTTCGCAGCCTGTGTCTCGGTG
This genomic interval carries:
- a CDS encoding polymorphic toxin type 43 domain-containing protein gives rise to the protein MHAATTRFRAAIVMVITAAVTAGLATVPQSAEASSITGTKAPYRTASPASELNGSGRAEVLRLWQFGGPLVKKDAAVALTGTDADVNAFLATQEAPDAAIDRDIHVNQIMSVGGPATKAATQQALDANTDSALKAFLEGGWQAPHENDLALRVNQVMAAGGPQVKNAAQQALDANTEDALQGFLETGWRAPFAIDQNLKVNQVMAAGGPEVKKAAQQALDANTVDALSQFLEIDLSVAQARDAETANITDLVSAAKAASDQAGTETQAAKQESDRAVAAAAAAQKAAQAAKDAAAAAQGHAGQAADAANRAAFAADQAAATARQAIGAANAASNAAHTAASAASRAATAASQAGKAASHAYDAAAAAVAYKGNADAAAVAAQIAKEAALGAAAAADAARSARTVSQQAEAAGGLARDAATQSGIAADAAADAADHAAAAGGDARQAKAAAATARAQAGRAVAAANASQSWAHQASEAAGQAAAAADAAGSDANAAAQAAADAAAHAGEATDAAQKATAHANAATAAANAAVAAANQAAKIAQLARTADSDRIAAAGQAADDAAKAALTAYAAQSKPLRWDLDQASTWDTETQALIGQAVAPGTDRPTVIVDARRAALNLLSVGGPWTKAAAATALSGTDDEAAYFITTGLSAAAGQDDRVVLADLNEAGTPAFQKAAAAAMAGTDADVREFLRDRTYPGREQDDALEVNQIMSAARAAGRTVVVAEAQKALDANTDLALRDFLDTNQYTAVGVDDQLKVNQVMAAARTVGAKEVVAGAQAALDGPPLLLHEFLIVGQYTAARRDQNTAAHDAAIDGLLAQASSAAAGAIHDADEAQAAAARARGAADEAAGYVDQAEAAAGRAAASADQAQAAASRAAESANQAQASANMAARAAASAIVSADQATRSSAWAQHSAEVAAGFAQQAASSARTAHQAAVDAGKDSEAAAAAAKEAWESVATKAAAEKQQAVQQRRADCDDNARDPMAVNLLSNQDCVLLFSGTKTDQQRIVAHLQEICRQHIPQGDPTLQRCLDAHNLLSANFMADLRDDFTNYVTSGRDSGLSMLLGVLGVLVCPECELADILGGAAAELGGTAGAGELAGVADAAVGSSGLLDAASAQARAEISEAEDLAQQAAVEKGRLADIEEELAGGPRPCGPNSFAAETPVLMADGATKPIKDVKVGDWIANASPESARLERHQVDAVHVTDNDTDFVNLTVGTPRGPAGITTTAHHRFWVTTTHAWTAAADIVPGQQLDAAGDERITVVADLRYADHIRTYNLTINGLHTYYVFAGGVSVLVHNSGPGCLIELGPGIKSADALKQLNPSTPEVEFVFEPSTGRFLTGDPSDIGLVGSPHEQLARALDADENAVLGGTIYREGGELVFTENSGHYGHRWDGMTRDQFQAFLNSYGVIYRYKPWG